The following are encoded together in the Vigna unguiculata cultivar IT97K-499-35 chromosome 2, ASM411807v1, whole genome shotgun sequence genome:
- the LOC114174385 gene encoding uncharacterized protein LOC114174385 has translation MEGNISQVVILVFDGESYDLWIVRMHIYLDGLDIWELMEEYDVPLPENLTMAQIKMQKEKKTRKAKAKSCLFVGVSQMILNRIMTLKSAKEILHYMKGEYEGNEKIHGMKVLNLIRMKESETIKEYSNKLLGIANKIKLLGKKFSDSRLVEKILVIMCRKDMKHILLT, from the coding sequence ATGGAAGGAAATATCTCACAAGTTGTTATTCTAGTCTTTGATGGTGAAAGCTATGATCTATGGATCGTAAGAATGCACATTTATCTAGACGGGTTAGATATATGGGAACTCATGGAGGAATATGATGTGCCTTTGCCTGAAAATCTCACCATGGCTCAAATCAAAatgcaaaaggaaaaaaagacgAGAAAGGCAAAAGCAAAGTCATGCTTGTTTGTAGGTGTTTCACAAATGATCCTTAACAGGATCATGACCTTAAAGTCTGCCAAAGAAATTTTGCATTATATGAAAGGAGAATATGAAGGGAACGAGAAGATTCATGGCATGAAAGTTTTAAACTTGATAAGGATGAAAGAGTCTGAGACGATCAAGGAAtactcaaacaaattgttgggtattgccaataagataaaattgttgggaAAGAAATTTTCAGATTCTAGACTTGTTGAGAAAATTCTAGTGATAATGTGTCGGAAAGATATGAAGCATATATTGCTTACTTAG